The Tamandua tetradactyla isolate mTamTet1 chromosome 6, mTamTet1.pri, whole genome shotgun sequence genome contains the following window.
GGCAGCAGAGTGGAGTACTCAAATTTTAggtgccagattttttttttaagaattctcTAAGGCTATCTAAAGATCATAGAAGGAAGATGTCAGAAAAATTAATACTGAGTTAAATTACACACTTAGGGAGATATTTTAAATGGTAACACAGTAGAAAAGCATGGAAATGATGATCCAATATGTAATGTTCCTATTTCCAGCACTCTTATCAATATATGTTTTCAAATCCTCAAATGTGAACTTTTTACaaggggagtgtgctggtttgaaactgctatgtacccccagagaagccatgttcttttaacccaatcttgtggggaagatctattgctgggagggatcttttcattaggttgtttacatggagatggggccccatccattcaaggtgggtcttgagcCACTtgcttgagtcctttaaaagagccCAGAGAGTTGagagaaactaagaaagaaaatactccaGCAAAAGCAAGAAGGACCTCCAGGAgctgagagccattttgaaatcaacccaggagagaagggccagcagataccaccatgtgccttctcatgtgacagtggaacccagatgcaatcagcctttTTTTCAGTGAAGatatccttttgttgatgccttattttggatatttccatggccttagaattgtaacttgtaacttaataaatcccctttgtaaaagccaatccaatgttgcattccggcagctttaacaaaccaaaacagggaaatAACATATCTTTTTAGTACCAAAGATTCTGCTGAATTTAAATACACATTCAATAGCTCTTGAGATTGTGATAATGACAAATCCATGTATTTCAAATACCCAAGGAGAAAAAGACAACTAATAAAAGAATTTGTGTTATGGACTTTCTGAAGTTCAGGAAGCAAGAAATTCACAATAACGGTATCATTTCAATGAAATTTGATGaaggattttaaaattatgtcaaTTCTGAATGGGAAAACACTATGATCTAGCCTCGAAGCAGTCAACATAAAGAAGCAGAACTAACACTTGGCATTCTGGTTCACATGACTGTCATTTTAACTTCCATTTGTCTGTAATAGAGCTTAcattagtttcctatggctgccATAATAAAGATTCACAAGTGGAgtggattaaaacaacagaaatttattgtctcactgttCTGGAGTTTTGTAGCCCAAAATAAAGGTGTCCGAAGGGCCATGATCCCTCTGAAggttctagggaagaatccttccctGCTTCTGGGAGTTTCTAGCagtccttggcttgtagctgtaTCACTCCATTCTTTGCACCCATCACCACATGGCCCTCTTTCTTCTGCGTATGTCTCTGTGTCCCCAAATCTCCCTCTCCTTACACagaccagtcattggatttagggtctACCCTTATCTGGTAGGACACATTTTAACTCAACTACACCTACAGAGACTCTATGTCTAAATAAGACCATATACACAGGTAactggggttaggacttcaacatatatTTTAGGGGTCACAATTCAACCCCAACAGAGCCACACTCTTTAGAAGTCACCTTTGATTGCATCTAGAGCAAACCTTGACCTTCCCCCTTATCAACTGCCTCATTCAAACTATATAAACTTTCCAGCTGATTGGACTAGTCTAACATACTGCAGTAAACAACCTATTGCAGATCTAACACATTGTAGTATCCCCCACAAACCCCAGTATTAATACCTTAAGGATATGATTTTTATgcagttaatttttaaatctatggAACGTTCTAAGATATAAGACTAGAACACGTTGCAAAACATATAGGTTAACATTTTTAGCTCTTGAGATTTTCATGAAATAtgcttattttattgtttagaaaaataaaataaaatttccagggAAGTCTAGTAAAAAGTCTCATAAGCCACCCTAAGCTCTGTTGTTCTTCCCTTTATTGTCAAAAATGTCTGTAAGAAAGTAGGCAAATTTTTACCTCTTGCTTTTGTTCTGTCTCTGATTTTCACTCGAACAACTGATGACATCAAATAGAGGGAGCTGACTATAGTAGTTGGAACAGTTTACTCTCAATTCAGATGATATGGATTCAAATCTCATACTCACCACTTGCTAATGTGGACTTGGGCAGTAACTGAGATCTGTTTGTGGCTCAGTTTCTTCACATGGATAATCGGAAGAACAACAGAACCTACCTCAGAAGActgttgtgaaaattaagtgaATTGATACATGCAGAGTACTCAGAAAATTTTAGGCACAcaataaatgctcaaaaaaaaagttatcagtaACAATTCATCCACATTTCCCAGCAAGGAAATGTCCGTCCTGGTCAACTGAATCTAGCCTTGCTTCATGTCGAAGTGAAGATGAGAAAAGTAGAAAAGGGGCAGCAGTCAACATCGGAAGTCACTTTGCTGGGAAGTAAACTGTCATGTGAGACCAAAATGCCCAATTATGAGGGTCAACATTGACTAATATTGACACTCCTTAAAGATGAGACATCAGTCAATTATTCTTTGGGTAACAagcaaattttaacaaatgtggaTATTAGAGGTTGTGCGCCCAACGTACCCTAATGACTACTTGATCATGGGGCAGAATCCTAATTGAAAACCAAATAAAACCAACTTTTTAAAGGCTTTCAAAAGGTTGAACAAATAACTCAAGGACAAGACAATTATTATTCAGAGGCAATTCAAATGCAAACGAGGAAGACACTTCAGGAAAAGCATAAATAATGACTGGCCAAGGATTATAAAAGACCCAATGTGGAAGTCACAGCTCAAACCCAGAAACTTCACTTAACAGCCCAACTCTCAACACCTCTCCTGAGACCATGGCCTGCTGCCACACCAGCTTCTGTGGATTTCCCACCTGCTCCACTGACGGGACCTGTGGCTCCAGCTGCTGCCAGCCAAACTGCTGCCAGAACAGCTGCTGCCAAACAGGCTGCGGCgggtccagctgctgccagccAAGCTGCTGCCAGACCAGCTGCTGTCAGCCCAGCTGCTGCCAGACCAGCTGCTGTCAGCCCAGCTGCTGCCAGACCAGCTGCTGCGGGACTAGCTGTGGCACTGGCTGTGGCACTGGCTGTGGCACCGGCTGTGGCACTGGCTGTGGCACCTGCTGTGGCACTGGCTGTGGTACCGGCTGTGGCACCTGCTGTGGCACTGGCTGTGGCACCGGCTGTGGCACTGGCTGTGGCACCTGCTGTGGCACTGGCTGTGGTACCGGCTGTGGCACCGGCTGTGGCACCGGCTGTGGCACTGGCTGTGGCCAGGACGGTGGCAGTGGAGGTGTGAGCTGCCGCATCAGGTGGTGCCGCCCAGACTGCCGTGTGGAGGGCACCTGCCTGCCCCCCTGCTGTGTGGTGGGCTGCATCCCCCCATCCTGCTGCCAGCTGCACTATGCCCAGGCCTCCTGCTGCCGCCCATCCTACTGTGGGCAGTCCTGCTGCCGCCCAGCCTGCTGCTGTGGGTGTTGCTACCAGCCCAGCTGCTGTGAGCTCGCCTGCTGCCAGCCCACCTGCTAAAATCCATGCTGCTGATTTTCAACTTGCTGAAGATACAGTGTGTCCGAACTGATTATCTCCTTCAACCATTTCTGGACCACTAACAAGTTATAGAACTTTAATTTGACTTTTGTCAGCACTACCAAATATTTCCACCTCACAGACCTATCTGATTCCATTCAAAACTGAAAGACATTCACCTCTCCACTGAGGATACCAACACAGAAACCTGACCCAAGAAACTCGGAGAACAAGTTTGCCGTGAGATTGACCCTCAGCAAGAACTCAACCCCACTCTCCGAGGCTTAGTGCTGCCATGGCCAGGGAAGAACCATCTGCCATTCTCAGATATATTCACCTTCTCTGTTCCACCATCCCGCAAATTGCACTTCCCATGCAATGAGAATACTATTTTAAGGTCTAATAAATTATATCAATTTGATGTAGCaaacatatttccttttcttcattgaGTGTGTTCGTCATGTATATTTCAAAAAAGTAATGTGAAAGATTTTAAACTTGTTTGATGCCCTATACTGTTTTTCTGATCCCATGCTGGCAAATCTGATCAGGTCCAGTGGAGGTTGGTCCCCATAAAAAGACACAATAATTGGGGTTATCAAGGACCTCAATAATGGTACATCTCCATTACCATTTGCTGACTCCATGCAGTACCTTTCACAACCAGAAAGTTATAGAAATCAAGATTGCTGAATCTAGTGCTAAGATATTACTTCTTTATCGTATCATTTAGAATAATGGTCTTTCAGGCAGTCTCCAAATAGTGAAGACGTATGTTAATAAATCACATGCTTCTATTCATATGTAGCTTTACAGGTATAGCAAGAGAAACAAGGAAGAGGACTCTATCTGAGAAACACACACTCCATTGGATGGCGCTTCTAATTCCAATTTTCCTCCCATATTCTAAGCaggaggagagaagaagaaaggttttgatttatttttagacTCAATATATCAATTCTGTCTCAAAAAGTTCacacatatttattatatataatttttcatttaagtataatatatattaaatatacacatatttaaacAGGCATCAAGCTATGTTTCAGACATTTATAAGATTTTTCAGACCAAGATCAGGATTAATTCATGGTTCCTTGGACTCTTAGAATTGGGGGGTACTGGGGTATTTTCTTATAAAGAATATTACTTTGGTTAAAATGACAGTGTTTTATTCATTCAAACTTTAATGAAAATTGGGAAATTGAAAGCAAGAATAAAAGATAACATGTAAGTGAAGAATCAATTTCCCTAAAACATCATCTAGAGACCTGACTCGATCCAGAAAACACCCTCGGACAACAGAGCTAACATGGAGACAAGCTCTGTCTTCCTGTCCCTTTGATTCTTTTTGACCCCTTTCAGGTATACAAAATAACTCctgctggggaaaaaaataaaaataacacgcGCCTTTGGTAAAACAGAAGTTTGGCTTTACATCATGGCCATACAAAGGTAACCACTCATTCTTTTATCCCACAAGCATTTACTGAGTGAGCATCTTTAAGCAAGGTACTATGGAAGGCACCATGTAGGATGCCAAGGCAAATCTGATATGGGCAGTCACGCCCTCAAGGAATAATGATCTGGGGAAGTCATCACACAATTTTCGCCCTGGAAGGTGTCTGACAAATC
Protein-coding sequences here:
- the LOC143685885 gene encoding keratin, high-sulfur matrix protein, B2D-like — translated: MACCHTSFCGFPTCSTDGTCGSSCCQPNCCQNSCCQTGCGGSSCCQPSCCQTSCCQPSCCQTSCCQPSCCQTSCCGTSCGTGSCCGTGCGTGCGTGCGTGCGTGCGQDGGSGGVSCRIRWCRPDCRVEGTCLPPCCVVGCIPPSCCQLHYAQASCCRPSYCGQSCCRPACCCGCCYQPSCCELACCQPTC